The DNA sequence GACCCGAAGGCGCGGAAGCGGGTGGTCAGCATCCTGCGGGCGTTGCAGCAGGCGCGCAAGCCGCTGGGCGCGAGCCGCCTGGCGCGCGACCTCGAGGCTCTGGGCACCGACATGAGCCAGCGCACGGTGCGGTACTATCTGGCGATGATGGACAACGCGGGCCTGACGCGGAGTTGCGGGAAGAGGGGCCGCGAGATCACCCCGGTCGGCGAGCAGGAGCTGGCCAACTCCTTCGTGGTGGAGAAGGTGGGCCTGGTTGCGGCGAAGGTGGACGAACTGGCCTACCAGATGACCTTCCAACTGCGTCGTGCCCGCGGCACGGTCATCCTCAACGTGTCCACGGTGCCCGCCTCGCGCATGGAGGAGGCGGCGCACGAGATGGCGGCCGTGTTCGAGGCCGGGCTGAGCATGGGCCGCTGCGTGGTGCTCGCGGGGCCGGGGGAGATGATCGGGCGGTTCCGCGTGCCCGACGACTCGTGCGCCGTGGGCACCGTGTGCAGCGTCACCGTCAACGGCGTTCTCCTGGCGGCGGGGGTGCCCACGGTGTCGCGCTTCGGCGGCCTGCTCGAGGTGGCCGACGGCCAGCCGGTGCGCTTCACCGAGATGATCTACTACGAGGGCTCGAGCCTCGACCCGCTCGAGATCTTCATCAGCGGGCACATGACGCGGGTGCGCGAGGCTGCGCGCACGGGCCGCGGGCTCATCGGCGCCAGCTTTCGGGAGATTCCCGCCGTCGCCGTGCCCCGGGTGCGCAAGATCGCCGACCGCCTGGCGCAGGCCGGCCTCGGCGGCGTGCTGGCGATCGGCAAGCCCAGCCGCCCGTTGCTCGACGTGCCCGTGCACGAGGGGCGCGCCGGCCTGATCGTTGTGGGGGGCCTGAACCCGTTGGCCGCGGTTGAGGAGAGCGGCATCCCCACCCGCAACAAGGCGCTCACGGGAATGTTCGAGTTCGAGAGGCTCGTGCCGTACACCGAGCTGGGCTCGCGCGTCACGCGGGCCCCGGCGTTGGCGGAGGGCGCCCAGTGAGCGACGCGCGCGAGGCCTGCGGCATCTTCGGCATCTACGGCTACGACGGCGCGGCGCGCCAGGCCTATCTCGGCCTCTACTCGCTCCAGCACCGCGGCGAGGAGAGCGCCGGCATCGCGGTCTCCGACGATCGCGAGATGCGCTCGAAGCGCGGCATGGGCCACCTGGACGAGGTGGTCAAGCCCGACGACCTCGAGCGTCTGCTCGGCCACATGGCCATCGGCCACGTGCGATACTCCACCACCGGCTCGCCCAAGCCGCAGAACGTCCAGCCCCTCGTCATCGAGTACTCCAAGGGCCTCATCGCCGTGGCCCACAACGGCACCCTGACCAATGCCCGTGCGCTGCGCCGATACTACGAGGGCCGCGGCTCCATCTTCCAGACCTCGACCGACAGCGAGATCATTGTCCACCTGCTCGCCGACCCGGACCACCTGGGCCGGCCCGACCACCTCGAGCACTGCCTCGCGCACCTCGAGGGCGCCTTCTCGCTGCTGCTGATGACCAAGAACCAACTCATCATCGCGCGCGACCGCCACGGCTTCCGCCCCCTCTCGCTCGGCGAGGTGCGCTGCTCGCCGGTCGTCGCCAGCGAAACCTGCGCCTTCGACCTCGTGGGCGCGCGCTACATCCGCGACATCGAGCCGGGCGAGGTGGTCGTCGTGGACGAGCGCGGCCTCACGAGCCACCGCTTCGTGCCGCCCGAGCAGGTCAAGGTCGCCCACTGCATCTTCGAGCACGTCTACTTCGCCCGGCCCGACAGCCGCGTGTTCGGCGACACCTGCCACCTGGTGCGTCAGCGCCTGGGCGCGCGCCTCGCCGCCGAGCACCCGGTCGAGGCCGACGTTGTCACCGCCGTGCCCGACTCCGGCATCCCCGCCGCCCTCGGCTATGCCCGGGCCAGCGGCATCCCGTTCGACTACGGCTACATCCGCAACCACTACGTCGGCCGCACGTTCATCCAGCCCGCCGAGAGCCGCCGCGGCTTCGGCGTGCGCATCAAGCTCAACGCCATCGCCGACGTGGTGCGCGGCAAGCGGGTCGTGGTGGTGGACGACTCGATCGTGCGCGGCACCACCTCGCGCACGCGGCTGGGCATGCTGCGCGAGGCGGGGGCCAAGGAGATTCACCTGCGCATCTCCAGCCCGCCCATCGGCCATCCCTGCTACTTCGGCATTGATTTTCCGACGTCCAAGGAACTGGCCGCCAGCGGGCGCACGCTGCCGCAGATTCGCGATTTCGTGGGCGCCGACACCCTCGGCTACCTCAGCGTCGAGGGCCTCCTCTCAGCCATCTCCCAACCGCCCGGAAACTATTGCACCGCCTGCTTCACGGGCGACTACCCCTGCGAGATCACCGAGGCGGTGGACAAGCTGGGCATGGAGTGCCGATGAGGAGAAGACCAGTCGGCAGGAGGCAGCCGGCACGAGGCAGCCGGCACGAGGCAGTGTGGCAGCGTCCCGGCTTACAGGCTCTTGCTGCCGGCCGCTGTCTGCCTACTGCCGACCATGCGAAGGACAGAGAGAGCGCAAGGAATGACCCAGGCCGCTGAAGCCCTGATTGCCCTCGAAGACGGCCGCCTCTTCCCCGGCCGCTCCTTCGGCGCGCCCGGCACGCGCTGCGGCGAGGTGGTCTTCAACACCTCCATGACCGGCTACCAGGAAATCCTCACCGACCCCTCCTACGCCGGCCAGATCGTCACGATGACCTATCCTCAGATCGGCAACTACGGGGTGAACCCCGACGACGTCGAGTCGGGCCGCATCCAGGTCGAGGGGCTCGTCGTCAAAGAGGCCTGCCGCATCCCCAGCAACTGGCGGTCGCGCCAGTCGCTCCCCGACTACCTGGCGGCCCAGGGCGTCATCGGCATCGAG is a window from the Planctomycetota bacterium genome containing:
- a CDS encoding NrpR regulatory domain-containing protein — its product is MDWKQDPKARKRVVSILRALQQARKPLGASRLARDLEALGTDMSQRTVRYYLAMMDNAGLTRSCGKRGREITPVGEQELANSFVVEKVGLVAAKVDELAYQMTFQLRRARGTVILNVSTVPASRMEEAAHEMAAVFEAGLSMGRCVVLAGPGEMIGRFRVPDDSCAVGTVCSVTVNGVLLAAGVPTVSRFGGLLEVADGQPVRFTEMIYYEGSSLDPLEIFISGHMTRVREAARTGRGLIGASFREIPAVAVPRVRKIADRLAQAGLGGVLAIGKPSRPLLDVPVHEGRAGLIVVGGLNPLAAVEESGIPTRNKALTGMFEFERLVPYTELGSRVTRAPALAEGAQ
- the purF gene encoding amidophosphoribosyltransferase yields the protein MSDAREACGIFGIYGYDGAARQAYLGLYSLQHRGEESAGIAVSDDREMRSKRGMGHLDEVVKPDDLERLLGHMAIGHVRYSTTGSPKPQNVQPLVIEYSKGLIAVAHNGTLTNARALRRYYEGRGSIFQTSTDSEIIVHLLADPDHLGRPDHLEHCLAHLEGAFSLLLMTKNQLIIARDRHGFRPLSLGEVRCSPVVASETCAFDLVGARYIRDIEPGEVVVVDERGLTSHRFVPPEQVKVAHCIFEHVYFARPDSRVFGDTCHLVRQRLGARLAAEHPVEADVVTAVPDSGIPAALGYARASGIPFDYGYIRNHYVGRTFIQPAESRRGFGVRIKLNAIADVVRGKRVVVVDDSIVRGTTSRTRLGMLREAGAKEIHLRISSPPIGHPCYFGIDFPTSKELAASGRTLPQIRDFVGADTLGYLSVEGLLSAISQPPGNYCTACFTGDYPCEITEAVDKLGMECR